The stretch of DNA GTTTGTGGAGTTTTCCCGGCAGCGGGGGTTGTCGGTGGATGGTCGGTGCAAGGCGTTCGCGGACGCGGCCGATGGGGTGGGGTGGGGTGAGGGTGTGGGTGTGTTGTTGGTGGAGCGGTTGTCGGATGCGCGGCGGAACGGTCGTCGGGTGCTGGCGGTGGTGCGGGGGAGTGCGGTGAATCAGGATGGTGCGTCGAACGGGTTGACGGCGCCGAATGGTCCGGCGCAGCAGCGGGTGATTCGGCGGGCGTTGGGGTCTGCGGGGTTGTCGGCGGTGGATGTGGACGTGGTGGAGGCGCACGGTACGGGGACGCGGTTGGGGGATCCGATCGAGGCGCAGGCGTTGTTGGCGACGTACGGTCAGGGTCGGGGTGGGGGCCGGCCGTTGTGGTTGGGGTCGGTGAAGTCGAATGTGGGGCATACGCAGGCGGCGGCGGGGGTGGCCGGGGTCATCAAGATGGTGATGGCGATGCGGCACGGTGTGCTGCCCCGGACGTTGCATGTGGATGTGCCGTCGCGGCATGTGGACTGGTCCTCGGGGTCGGTGGAGTTGCTGACACGGGAGCGTGCCTGGCCGCGGGGTGATCGGCTGCGGCGTGCGGGGGTGTCTGCTTTCGGGATCAGCGGGACCAATGCCCACGTCATCCTCGAAGAGGCACCCCTGGCGGACACCGGCGAACCCGAGGCCCCCGCCGCACCGGACACGACACAGCAGACGCGGCCGCCCGTCGTCCCCTGGATCCTCTCCGCCAGGACGGAGACGGCCTTGCGTAACAACGCACGTCGCCTGAGGTCCTTCGTGGAATCCGACCAGGCACTCGACGTGGCAGAGGTCGGACAGTCGCTGAGGACCCGCCTGGCCATGAGGCACCGGGCCGTGGTGCTCGCCGGGGATCGGCAGGACGCTCTCGACGGCGTCGCCGCACTGGCTGCGGGCGCCCCCTCGGACGCTACGGTGACGGGCGTGGCCGAGGAGGGCCAGAAGATCGCGTTCGTCTTCACCGGGCAGGGCGCCCAATGGGTGGGCATGGCCCGCCGGCTCCACGAGACGTTCCCCGTCTTCGCCCGCACCTTTGACGAAGCCGGTGCCCTCCTCGACCCTCATCTCGGCCTGCCCCTGCGTGAGGTCGTGTTCGGCACCGGTGATGACAGCCAGGTCGAAGACTCCGACGTACGCGGCTGCCTGGATCAGACCGTCTTCACACAAGCCGGGCTCTTCGCGGTGGAGGTGGCCCTCTTCCGCCTGGTGCGTTCCTGGGGAGTACGGCCCGACTTCGTGGCGGGGCACTCCATAGGGGAGGTGAGCGCGGCTGTGGCAGCGGATGTCCTGTCCTTGGAACAGGCGTGCGCGCTCGTCGTGGCACGAGGCACGCTGATGCAAAACCTTCCCGAGGGAGGGCGGATGGCCGCGGTCGCCGCTGGGCCGGAGACGGTGAGGACCGCACTGGCAGACGTGCCCGGGGCCTGGATCGCGGCAGTGAACGGACCGCGTGACACGGTGATCTCGGGCCACGCCGACCAGGTCGAACAGGTCGTGGCGGCGTTGCGGGAGCAAGGACACCGAAGCCGGCGGCTGCGTACCAGCCATGCCTTCCACACCCCCTTGATGGAGCCGATGCTGGACGCGTTCGAGAAGACCGCGCAGAACATCACGTACGCCCCACCGCGGACGGTGCTGGTATCGACGGTGACGGGGGAGGTGGCCACACCTGAAGAGGTGTGCGCCGGGCGGTACTGGGTCGACCAGGTGACATCGACGGTGCGGTTCGACCGGGCCGTTGACTGCCTCTACCGCGAGGGCGCCCGCGTGTTCATCGAGATCGGACCCGACGCGGTGCTGAGTACGTTGGTCAGCCGGTGCCTGGAGTCGGTGGACCAGCCGACGGCGGCTGTGCCACTGATGCGCCGCGGACGCGATGAGACACGGACGTTGCTGGCCGGTATGGCCGAGGCGTATGTGCGGGGGGTGGCGACGGACTGGTCGGCGGTGTACCCCGACGGCCATGGTCGACAGGTGCCGCTGCCCACGTACGCGTTCGACCACGAGCGGTACTGGTTGGCGGAGGCTGCCTCCCGCGCACCGACCCCGGCGTTGGCGAGCGGTGACGAGGCGGACCAGGCGCTGTGGCGTGCGGTGGAGGCCGAGGATGTGGCCGGGCTGCGAGACGTCCTGGGACTGGAGGGGCGGTCCGACTGGCTGCCGGAGATGGTGACGGCTCTGTCGGCGTGGCGGCGCGGGCGAGACACGCCAACCCCGTCACACGTCGCCGAGACGCCAGACCCGCGGGTATCGGAGGAGGGAGAGACAGACGCCCTGATCTCCCGGCGATGGGCCGGCCTCTCCGGAGAACGACTGGAGCAGGACCTGTTGATCCTCGTCCGCGATCAGGTGACGAGCGTGCTGGGACACACAGGGCCCGAGCCGGACGACGACACCACCGACTTTCTGGATCTAGGGCTGACATCGGTCACCGCATTGGAACTGTGCAACCAACTCCGAAAATTCACCGGTCTCGAACTCAAGGCGTCGGTCATCTACGATCAGCCGACTCCTGCGGCGCTCGCACGTCACCTGGCCGCGCGGCTGGAGTGCCTTGCTCAGTGATCGATCCCCTGCCCGCGCGTACGGCCAGTCGGCAGTGCCGGAGAGTCCTGAGGCAGAACAGTCGGCTGGCCGACCGGCCCTCCGGGTGGTTCAGCGCGGCGCAGAACCCAGCCGGTCGGAAGGATCGGCGAACAGGGGTCCGACCGGCGCGAGCCCACCGGCCGCAGCCCATGCCAACCCCGTGACCGGCGACTTCAAGAAGATACGTACTCATTCGACTCTGTTCGTACCGGTGAGTCATGAGGCATCGTCAGCGCCGCCATCACACCTGCGGCAAGTGAGCAACAGGCGGCGACGCCGAACGCGACGGTGTACCCGTGCGCCAGCGACGTCATGGTGGGCGTAGCGGTCCCCGCACTCCTGGCCGCTGACGCGGTTACCGCAGCGGCCACCGCACTGGTCACCGCCAGGCCCACCGCCCCGCTGGTCTGACGAGTCGCGTTGAAGAGGCCCGCCGCCACGCCTCGGTGGGCGGGCTCAACTCCTCGGGTGGCGGCCATCGTCAGCGGCGTAAACGCGGACCCGACTCCGAAACCGATCAGGATCGTCGGCAGAACGACCTTGAGGAGAAGAGGTCCCTGCTCCTCCAAGGAGAACGCCAGCAACGTGAAGCCCAGGGTTCCGATGGCGATACCGAGGACGCTGGCTCGGCGTGTGCCGAGTCGCACGGTGACTTTGCCGGCGATTCGTCCTCCAACCATCAGTGCCAGGGCCGAGGGAAGCAAGGTGAAGCTGGCTTCGAGCGGGGAGAAATGATTGACAGTCTGTACGTACAGCGAAAGCAGTACGGGAGTTGAGAGAAAGGCGAGACTCAGCGCGAAAACAGTCGTGTTGGCGCTGCTGAGTGAGCGGGATCGGAAAATGGTCAGAGGGACCAGCGGTTGTGAAGCCACATGGTATTGGTGGGCGATGAACAACCCGAGCAATGTGATGCCCCCCGTGGCGGAACCCCAGATGATCGGGTCCCCCCAGCCACGCTCACTGGAGTCCATGACGGCGTAAACGATTGCTGAAAGAGCCGTGGTGACCAGGAGCGCGCCCATGATGTCGAGGCGGGGACGCGAGCGGACCGTGTCCTGCTCATGCAGTGCGAACGCGGCCAGCAATCCGGCGGCCACCGTGATAGGCACATTGATGATGAAAACCCAGCGCCATCCCAAGAATTGCGTGAGCAGGCCGCCGATCACTGTTCCCGCGATCGCGCCCGAGGAGCCGACCATGCTCCACGTAGCCATGGCTGAGGCTCGGCGGGGTCCCTCTCCGAATGTCTGGGCAAGCGCGGCGAGTGTGGTCGGCAACATCAGTGCGCCACCGATGCCCTGGGCCGCACGCGCGGCGAGAAGCATCGCGGGAGTGCTGGCCACTCCGCCGGCCAGCCCGGCCAGACCGAACAGGGCGAGGCCAGTAGCGAGCGTGAACTTGACTCCGAACGCGTCGGCGCAGCGTCCGCCCAGGAGCAACAGCCCCGCGAAAGCGAGAGTGTAGGCGTTTACCACCCACGGAAGAGTGGCAGCACTGAATTTCAGGTCCGAGTCAATATCGGGCAGGGCGACGGACACGATCGTGCCATCAAGGATGACAGCGAAAGCTGAAAGGCACGACAGGAGCAGGACGAGCCGCTCGCGGCTGTTCGATGCCGTCGTTGGGTCTGGTCGGACAGTCAACTCAGGCTCCTTGTGAAATACCGGAGTTAGCAAACATGGAGTCGCCGGAGGAATTCTCTGCCGAGTGACGATCGATTTGACAGGCAGAAGCGGAAGAAGGGGGTTCGGCCTCGCGCGGGGAGCTCACTTCCTTCACAGGTCGTCGGTGCACGACGTGATCGCTCCGCTACCGCGCCCCGCTCGGTGATCACACACCGCACGCAGCTTCCAGCACTGGTCGCGACAGTACACGGGACGGTACCGTACCGTCCATCTGTTAGCCTGCCACGCATGGCCAACACCGGAAAAAGGACCCCGACCGGCGCCGCAGTCTTCCGGCCGGGGGTCACCGCAGTCATCGTCGAGGCCGCCCTGCTCGAACTCAGTGAGTCCGGGTACGGGCGGCTGTCCATGGAAGCCGTCGCCAGGCGGGCCGAAGTGAGTAAGAGTGCGCTCTACCGTCGCTGGTCCTCCAAGCAGGACATGGTGATCGCGATCCTCTCGGCCATCGCGGTGCCCGTGTCGGAGGTGATCGACACGGGGTCGCTGCGCGGGGACATACGGGCGACGCTCAACGAGGTGGCGGCTTGGCTCAACGGCCCACGCGTCTCGCAGATCCTGCCCGACCTGAGTGCGGAGGCGATTCGCGATCCGACGTTCGCCGAAGCGTTCCGTGCGGCCATCGACAAACCCAGAAGGGCGCACGGTGCGGCAATGCTGCAGCGAGCGATCGAACGGGGCGAACTCTCAAGTGATACGGACCTTGAACTGGCGTTGGATATGCTTGCCGCGCCGATTTATTGGCGGCTCAGCGTCAGAGGGGAATCCATGGATGCTGAGTACCTTGAAAGGCTGGCCGAAACAGTGCTTCGATCACTGATCGGAACGTTGTGAGGGTCGGAACAGTGTGAGGGCAAGGAGGAATCCGGCTCCCTGAATTTCGGTGACATTGTGCAGTGAAAGGTGTGTTGACTGCCTTGCGGAACCCCAGAGAAATGGCGGACTTGCCGTATGCGGCCTATCTTCAGGCGCATGCGGGGGAGTTGGCCGACAAAGGCGACTACGATACCCTTCTCTTCGAGGGGCTGGATTTCTCGACCGCAGCCAATGGGGCTCGTTTCATTGAGTGTGCATTCACGGGTGTAGCCTTTGGC from Streptomyces tsukubensis encodes:
- a CDS encoding type I polyketide synthase; translation: MDTEDKLRAFLKRVTADSYQAHQRLRELEEEKSEPIAIVAIGCRLPGEVSSAEDLWELLTRSEEAVSEFPLDRGWDLTDLYDPEPGKPGKSYVRHGSFVSGADMFDARLFGVSPHEALAMDPQQRLLLETTWELLERAGIDPATLRGSDTGVFVGASHSGYGWDRQVPENAQAHLGTGTAASVLSGRVAYGFGFEGPALTVDTACSSSLVALHLAVRALRSGECSLALAGGVTVMSTPRAFVEFSRQRGLSVDGRCKAFADAADGVGWGEGVGVLLVERLSDARRNGRRVLAVVRGSAVNQDGASNGLTAPNGPAQQRVIRRALGSAGLSAVDVDVVEAHGTGTRLGDPIEAQALLATYGQGRGGGRPLWLGSVKSNVGHTQAAAGVAGVIKMVMAMRHGVLPRTLHVDVPSRHVDWSSGSVELLTRERAWPRGDRLRRAGVSAFGISGTNAHVILEEAPLADTGEPEAPAAPDTTQQTRPPVVPWILSARTETALRNNARRLRSFVESDQALDVAEVGQSLRTRLAMRHRAVVLAGDRQDALDGVAALAAGAPSDATVTGVAEEGQKIAFVFTGQGAQWVGMARRLHETFPVFARTFDEAGALLDPHLGLPLREVVFGTGDDSQVEDSDVRGCLDQTVFTQAGLFAVEVALFRLVRSWGVRPDFVAGHSIGEVSAAVAADVLSLEQACALVVARGTLMQNLPEGGRMAAVAAGPETVRTALADVPGAWIAAVNGPRDTVISGHADQVEQVVAALREQGHRSRRLRTSHAFHTPLMEPMLDAFEKTAQNITYAPPRTVLVSTVTGEVATPEEVCAGRYWVDQVTSTVRFDRAVDCLYREGARVFIEIGPDAVLSTLVSRCLESVDQPTAAVPLMRRGRDETRTLLAGMAEAYVRGVATDWSAVYPDGHGRQVPLPTYAFDHERYWLAEAASRAPTPALASGDEADQALWRAVEAEDVAGLRDVLGLEGRSDWLPEMVTALSAWRRGRDTPTPSHVAETPDPRVSEEGETDALISRRWAGLSGERLEQDLLILVRDQVTSVLGHTGPEPDDDTTDFLDLGLTSVTALELCNQLRKFTGLELKASVIYDQPTPAALARHLAARLECLAQ
- a CDS encoding MFS transporter: MTVRPDPTTASNSRERLVLLLSCLSAFAVILDGTIVSVALPDIDSDLKFSAATLPWVVNAYTLAFAGLLLLGGRCADAFGVKFTLATGLALFGLAGLAGGVASTPAMLLAARAAQGIGGALMLPTTLAALAQTFGEGPRRASAMATWSMVGSSGAIAGTVIGGLLTQFLGWRWVFIINVPITVAAGLLAAFALHEQDTVRSRPRLDIMGALLVTTALSAIVYAVMDSSERGWGDPIIWGSATGGITLLGLFIAHQYHVASQPLVPLTIFRSRSLSSANTTVFALSLAFLSTPVLLSLYVQTVNHFSPLEASFTLLPSALALMVGGRIAGKVTVRLGTRRASVLGIAIGTLGFTLLAFSLEEQGPLLLKVVLPTILIGFGVGSAFTPLTMAATRGVEPAHRGVAAGLFNATRQTSGAVGLAVTSAVAAAVTASAARSAGTATPTMTSLAHGYTVAFGVAACCSLAAGVMAALTMPHDSPVRTESNEYVSS
- a CDS encoding TetR/AcrR family transcriptional regulator, whose translation is MANTGKRTPTGAAVFRPGVTAVIVEAALLELSESGYGRLSMEAVARRAEVSKSALYRRWSSKQDMVIAILSAIAVPVSEVIDTGSLRGDIRATLNEVAAWLNGPRVSQILPDLSAEAIRDPTFAEAFRAAIDKPRRAHGAAMLQRAIERGELSSDTDLELALDMLAAPIYWRLSVRGESMDAEYLERLAETVLRSLIGTL